From one Desulfonatronovibrio magnus genomic stretch:
- a CDS encoding S1 RNA-binding domain-containing protein, which translates to MMMEDRDEQLSFAEMLADSEMDTGPELKPGDKVRGKVISIGQEQVYIDTGTKIDGVADKQDLLDDEGNLNIQEGDTVELFVVSMDHAGIRLAASFGVHGGTEQLVQAMEQEIPVQGKVKETCKGGYRVQVMGSHLAFCPMSQIDSRIVDDPQTLVGETLLFLVSRVESNGRNIVVSRRSLLEKEAAKALREFREKFQPGDNCQGTVTRIEPYGVFVEIAPGLEGLVHVSEMSWSRNLDPAEAVSVGEKVSAELLNIEDHEKGVRIGLSMKKAQTDPWEKIDEIFSPGSVVDGVVTRIAPFGAFVEISPGIEGLVHVSEMSYLKRVNKPEDEVDTGQNIQVKVLNIDPQERRISLSMRDAEGDPWAEVSARYPKNSQVEGKVERMADFGMLVALEPGVVGLIPASILNRSQDQTLTSKKPGDKIMIAVESVDEAARRISLKPAEDVQSDDWKSYATAKNKNLGSLGLQLKKAMEQKK; encoded by the coding sequence ATGATGATGGAAGACAGAGATGAGCAGCTTAGTTTTGCCGAAATGCTGGCCGATTCAGAGATGGATACCGGGCCCGAGCTTAAGCCCGGAGACAAGGTGCGGGGTAAAGTGATCAGCATTGGTCAGGAGCAGGTATACATTGACACCGGAACAAAAATTGACGGGGTAGCAGATAAGCAGGACCTGTTGGACGATGAAGGTAATCTGAACATTCAGGAAGGCGATACAGTTGAACTTTTTGTGGTTTCAATGGACCATGCTGGAATACGTCTCGCTGCTTCCTTTGGCGTACATGGAGGAACAGAACAGCTTGTCCAGGCCATGGAACAGGAGATTCCAGTGCAGGGCAAAGTTAAGGAAACATGCAAGGGCGGCTACAGAGTTCAGGTCATGGGCAGCCATCTTGCGTTTTGCCCCATGAGCCAGATAGACAGCCGGATTGTTGATGATCCTCAAACCCTGGTGGGTGAAACTCTACTTTTCTTAGTCAGTCGAGTGGAATCCAATGGACGCAATATTGTTGTTTCAAGAAGATCGCTTCTCGAGAAAGAAGCTGCCAAAGCTCTGCGTGAATTTAGAGAAAAATTTCAGCCTGGAGACAATTGTCAGGGCACAGTTACCAGAATCGAGCCTTATGGAGTTTTTGTTGAAATAGCTCCCGGCCTTGAAGGTCTTGTCCATGTCAGTGAAATGAGCTGGTCCAGAAACCTTGATCCTGCAGAAGCTGTATCTGTTGGCGAGAAAGTATCTGCCGAGCTTTTGAACATTGAAGACCATGAAAAAGGTGTACGAATCGGGCTGTCCATGAAGAAGGCTCAGACAGATCCCTGGGAAAAAATTGATGAGATATTCAGTCCGGGCAGCGTGGTTGATGGGGTAGTGACCCGCATCGCACCTTTTGGCGCTTTTGTGGAAATATCTCCTGGTATCGAAGGGCTGGTTCATGTCAGTGAAATGAGCTACCTGAAAAGGGTAAATAAGCCCGAAGACGAGGTTGATACTGGACAGAATATTCAGGTCAAGGTGTTGAACATTGATCCCCAGGAAAGAAGAATATCTTTAAGCATGCGCGACGCTGAAGGGGATCCCTGGGCTGAGGTAAGTGCTCGCTATCCAAAAAATTCCCAAGTCGAAGGAAAAGTGGAAAGGATGGCAGATTTTGGCATGCTGGTAGCTTTGGAGCCAGGTGTAGTAGGCCTTATTCCGGCTTCCATACTAAACCGTTCCCAGGACCAGACCCTGACCAGCAAAAAGCCTGGAGATAAAATCATGATTGCTGTGGAGTCTGTTGATGAAGCAGCGAGGCGTATCTCTTTGAAACCAGCAGAAGATGTGCAGTCCGACGACTGGAAATCCTATGCCACAGCAAAAAACAAAAACCTTGGATCATTGGGGCTGCAACTTAAAAAAGCCATGGAGCAAAAAAAGTAA
- a CDS encoding Tex family protein has translation MSINHNKIAAELSLNPDQISAVQSLVSQGGTIPFIARYRKEKTGNLDEVKISEIINRLEALEKLEQRRKTILATLNEKGITDAELISSIKNTENPTTLEDLYLPYRPKRKTKAAIARQKGLEPLAEILWIQQDHVDPDKEAEKFVNDEVPDQDTALAGARDILAEKISEDAEIRARLRHLFATKSLVKSRVMKGREVDGHTYSDYFDHQESASKAGTHRILAMFRGEREKILHLSIRPDNSAALEIIQRQVLSGNNKSSLQVDAAASDSWKRLLAPSLENELRKNLKEKADLEAIQVFATNLESLLMSPPLGSKPVMAVDPGFRTGCKVVVLDENGNLAAHALIHPFDKPNKAGYAISNLLDRFQISAIAIGNGTAGRETETFFRALDLKIPVLLVNESGASVYSASDIAREEFPDHDITVRGAVSIGRRLMDPLAELVKIDPKAIGVGQYQHDVDQSLLRKRLDNVVSSCVNRVGVSLNTASAALLSYVAGLGPSLAKAVVQYRTENGPFKDRKSLTKVPRLGARTFEQAAGFFRVEESSNPLDASAVHPERYSLVNKMATDIQSTIKELVNNPDLRARINIHDYISREVGLHTLQDIMSELDKPGRDPREKFIPFSFADVHAIEDLEPGMIIPGIVTNVTNFGCFVDVGVHQDGLVHISQMADRFIRNPHDIASPGQKVQVQVIDVDIRRNRIALSMKKTQSGV, from the coding sequence ATGTCTATCAATCATAATAAAATCGCGGCTGAACTGAGCCTCAATCCAGACCAGATCTCAGCTGTCCAGTCTCTTGTTTCTCAGGGTGGTACTATACCATTCATTGCCAGATACAGAAAAGAAAAGACCGGGAATCTCGATGAAGTAAAAATTTCAGAAATCATAAATCGCCTTGAAGCCCTTGAAAAATTGGAACAAAGGCGAAAAACAATACTTGCCACACTGAATGAAAAAGGGATAACCGACGCTGAACTTATAAGTTCCATTAAAAACACTGAAAATCCAACCACTCTGGAAGACCTATACCTGCCCTATCGCCCCAAACGCAAAACTAAAGCAGCCATTGCCAGACAAAAAGGGCTGGAACCACTGGCTGAAATTCTCTGGATCCAGCAGGACCATGTGGATCCTGATAAAGAAGCAGAGAAGTTTGTTAACGACGAGGTTCCTGACCAGGACACAGCTCTGGCTGGAGCCAGAGATATTCTGGCTGAAAAAATCAGCGAGGATGCTGAAATTCGAGCCAGACTCCGACACCTCTTTGCCACAAAATCATTAGTTAAAAGCCGGGTTATGAAAGGCAGAGAAGTCGATGGCCACACTTATAGTGATTATTTTGATCATCAGGAGTCGGCTTCTAAAGCAGGTACCCATAGAATTCTGGCCATGTTCAGAGGCGAACGGGAAAAAATTTTACACCTTAGCATTAGACCGGACAACTCAGCAGCCTTGGAAATAATTCAGCGACAGGTTTTGTCTGGAAATAACAAATCATCACTTCAGGTAGACGCAGCAGCCTCAGACTCCTGGAAACGGCTTTTAGCTCCGAGCTTGGAGAATGAGCTTAGAAAAAATCTAAAGGAAAAAGCGGATCTGGAAGCAATTCAGGTCTTTGCCACTAATCTCGAATCCTTGCTCATGAGTCCTCCGCTGGGATCAAAACCTGTAATGGCTGTTGACCCTGGATTCAGGACAGGCTGCAAAGTGGTGGTACTCGATGAAAATGGCAATCTTGCTGCCCACGCTCTGATCCACCCTTTTGACAAACCAAATAAGGCTGGCTATGCCATCTCCAACCTGCTTGACAGATTCCAGATATCTGCCATTGCCATTGGCAACGGTACTGCAGGCAGAGAAACAGAAACATTTTTTCGAGCTCTTGACCTCAAAATACCTGTTTTGCTTGTAAACGAATCAGGAGCATCTGTTTATTCTGCATCGGATATTGCCAGAGAAGAATTTCCAGACCATGACATCACTGTCAGAGGAGCTGTTTCCATTGGCCGCAGGCTTATGGACCCTCTCGCTGAGCTGGTCAAAATTGATCCCAAGGCTATTGGAGTAGGTCAGTATCAGCATGATGTGGATCAAAGCCTGCTGCGCAAGCGTCTCGATAATGTTGTATCTTCTTGTGTAAACCGGGTTGGTGTATCATTGAACACTGCCAGTGCAGCTTTACTCTCTTACGTGGCCGGTCTTGGCCCGAGTCTGGCAAAAGCTGTGGTTCAGTACAGGACTGAAAACGGACCATTCAAAGACAGAAAGTCTCTGACTAAAGTCCCCCGGCTGGGAGCCCGCACCTTTGAGCAGGCAGCAGGATTCTTTCGGGTTGAAGAAAGCAGCAACCCTCTGGATGCCAGCGCTGTCCACCCTGAACGCTACAGCCTGGTGAACAAAATGGCTACCGATATTCAATCCACAATTAAAGAGCTGGTAAACAATCCTGACCTTCGAGCCAGAATAAATATTCACGACTATATTTCCCGGGAAGTGGGCCTGCACACATTGCAGGATATTATGTCTGAGCTGGATAAACCCGGACGTGACCCAAGAGAAAAGTTTATCCCTTTCAGTTTCGCAGATGTTCATGCCATTGAGGACCTTGAACCTGGAATGATTATTCCTGGCATTGTGACCAATGTAACCAACTTTGGCTGCTTTGTAGATGTAGGCGTTCACCAGGACGGCCTGGTACATATCAGCCAGATGGCGGACAGATTCATCAGGAATCCTCATGACATAGCCTCTCCAGGTCAAAAGGTACAGGTTCAGGTAATTGATGTCGATATTCGCAGAAATCGAATTGCATTATCCATGAAAAAAACACAATCAGGAGTATGA
- a CDS encoding lipid II:glycine glycyltransferase FemX, with translation MKIKLIPKTTKSLLPTDILFQTPFWSRVKSCLGFKPVAFDVKSPSSKGDILVLIQPHGAGGRAAYIPQGPECGPDNQEEYGLYLEKLSQAMFQHLGSDISFIRYDLPWKSQYAEEIRQQKRLDYPRAELREMRMNMGTSQWNLRKASMDMTVSSSLIVDINIPEKKILNNMKSKTRYNIGLAERKGVRVIQAGPERLHEFYDLYVQTAQRNNFSICEYRHFTALFNTNLRSQDDSRLLFLLATHNQDILAGAIIGISNKNALYLYGASSNTKRNFMAPYAMHWEAMLQSKAGGCHTYDMGAISPSLNRDHPFYGLYRFKTGFGGRIEYRSGSWDYPFDPQKYHALVNSNNLARAVGA, from the coding sequence ATGAAAATCAAGCTGATACCAAAAACAACCAAAAGCCTGTTGCCGACGGATATCCTGTTTCAGACACCATTCTGGAGTCGTGTCAAATCATGCCTGGGCTTCAAGCCTGTGGCTTTTGATGTCAAGTCTCCCTCCAGCAAGGGAGACATTCTCGTCCTTATTCAGCCACATGGAGCCGGTGGCAGGGCCGCATATATTCCTCAAGGCCCTGAATGTGGGCCTGATAATCAAGAGGAATACGGTCTGTATCTTGAAAAATTGTCTCAAGCCATGTTCCAGCACCTTGGCTCTGACATATCCTTCATCAGGTATGATCTTCCCTGGAAATCTCAGTACGCTGAAGAAATCAGGCAGCAAAAGCGTCTGGACTATCCCAGGGCAGAATTAAGAGAAATGCGTATGAACATGGGAACAAGTCAGTGGAATCTCAGAAAGGCTTCAATGGATATGACAGTATCCAGCTCGCTGATTGTTGACATAAATATACCTGAAAAGAAGATTTTAAACAATATGAAGTCCAAAACCAGATACAATATCGGGTTGGCTGAGCGCAAAGGAGTAAGGGTAATTCAGGCCGGGCCTGAAAGGCTTCATGAATTTTATGATCTTTATGTACAAACTGCCCAACGAAATAATTTTTCCATCTGTGAATACAGACACTTTACCGCATTGTTTAACACAAACTTAAGAAGTCAGGATGATTCCAGGCTGCTCTTCCTTCTTGCCACTCACAATCAGGATATTCTGGCTGGCGCAATTATCGGCATCTCAAATAAAAACGCATTGTATCTTTATGGAGCTTCATCCAATACAAAGCGAAATTTCATGGCTCCTTACGCCATGCATTGGGAGGCCATGCTGCAGTCTAAAGCTGGCGGATGCCATACTTATGACATGGGTGCTATATCTCCCTCCCTGAACAGGGACCATCCATTTTATGGCCTATACCGCTTCAAGACCGGCTTTGGAGGTCGCATTGAGTACAGAAGCGGTTCCTGGGACTATCCTTTTGACCCCCAAAAGTACCATGCATTAGTTAATTCCAACAATCTGGCCAGGGCGGTTGGCGCGTAA
- a CDS encoding patatin-like phospholipase family protein: MITKNIGLALGGGAARGWAHIGVMEALQECKVQASCVAGTSIGALVGSVYAAGGINEFKQSVLNLDRKKVLSMLDVVFPKCGLLDGKKVTDFFESFIAGKSFADLQIPFGAMATDLQTSEEIWLLSGNVVKAVRASIAVPGLFTPVMINDRLMVDGGLVNPLPVNMVREMGAELVIAVDLNHYAAMRSSVVGKKTECAIKEGQLEDDAGQTDSLDTEKKESAESQGKNSFFPGIMEHLDRMELSWFDSFKNWRNKPAGPNIFDIIFASTLVMEKTITNLRLHDEPADILVRPELGEIRFMDFHRADESIREGFDACLAALISSEEAMDSLEITKKEAQRLKGLISFQG; encoded by the coding sequence ATGATCACAAAAAATATTGGTTTAGCCTTAGGTGGAGGAGCGGCCAGAGGCTGGGCGCACATTGGTGTCATGGAAGCTCTGCAGGAGTGCAAGGTTCAGGCTTCATGTGTGGCAGGAACCAGTATCGGAGCTCTGGTTGGCTCTGTATACGCAGCTGGTGGTATCAATGAGTTCAAGCAATCAGTCCTCAATCTGGACCGCAAGAAGGTTTTGTCCATGCTGGATGTGGTTTTTCCCAAGTGCGGACTGCTTGATGGAAAAAAAGTGACGGATTTTTTCGAGTCTTTTATAGCTGGAAAGTCTTTTGCTGACTTGCAGATTCCCTTTGGAGCCATGGCTACTGATTTACAGACCAGTGAAGAAATTTGGCTTTTGAGCGGTAATGTAGTTAAGGCTGTCAGAGCCAGCATAGCAGTGCCGGGTCTGTTCACTCCGGTAATGATCAATGATCGGCTTATGGTTGACGGAGGGCTGGTCAATCCACTTCCGGTAAATATGGTCAGAGAAATGGGTGCGGAATTAGTTATTGCCGTTGATCTCAATCATTATGCTGCCATGCGTTCAAGCGTGGTAGGTAAAAAAACTGAGTGCGCAATCAAGGAAGGGCAGCTGGAAGATGACGCCGGACAGACTGATTCTTTAGACACGGAAAAAAAGGAGTCTGCAGAAAGTCAGGGAAAAAACAGTTTTTTTCCCGGAATTATGGAACACTTGGATCGCATGGAACTATCCTGGTTTGACTCATTTAAAAACTGGCGAAACAAGCCAGCAGGGCCCAATATTTTTGATATTATCTTCGCTTCTACTCTTGTTATGGAAAAGACCATCACTAATCTCCGGCTGCATGATGAACCGGCTGATATTCTGGTACGCCCTGAACTTGGAGAAATAAGATTTATGGATTTTCACAGGGCTGATGAGAGCATCCGGGAAGGATTTGATGCCTGCCTTGCAGCTCTCATCAGCAGTGAAGAAGCTATGGATAGCCTGGAAATAACCAAAAAAGAAGCTCAAAGGCTAAAAGGTCTTATTTCCTTCCAGGGTTGA
- a CDS encoding UTP--glucose-1-phosphate uridylyltransferase, whose translation MDNKHLSCISNTDPELMQIFRPFALKMEEQSLPPIVINLFKCYFSQMLYGSQGKLNKKEILPVEESELQDLSSISEYREAAAEAISELVVIKLNGGLGTSMGMENAKSLIKVRDGKSFLELIQDQIRVLREKYNTAIPLLFMNSFRTHMDTMLHIKDLENPYHLPMAFLQHKYPKILVDENAPAKWPDNPELEWNPPGHGDIYTALITSGILKNLLDKGYKYAFISNSDNLGATMNEQILGYVKSQEFTFLMEVTARTVSDRKGGHLCRLLKNNRLALREIAQCPENELDEFMDINKYSFFNTNSIWLNLEALEKVFLRHRMVPLDLIINTKTLDPRNSDSPSVYQLETAMGSAISAFDHAGALNVPRDRFAPVKTTGDLLTVMSDCFILSEMNTIIPNPQRKGPTPDVQLDSSYYKKIDQFEKRFSHGAPSLIECEYLKVEGDFSFGRNVTLKGHVTLKNTTGKQVQIEDNSTLEGNKTF comes from the coding sequence ATGGATAATAAGCATCTGTCGTGTATTTCCAACACTGACCCGGAACTTATGCAGATTTTCAGACCATTCGCCCTGAAAATGGAAGAACAATCACTTCCTCCCATAGTGATAAATCTGTTTAAATGCTATTTTTCCCAAATGCTTTACGGCAGCCAGGGAAAACTTAACAAAAAAGAGATTCTCCCGGTAGAAGAGTCAGAACTTCAGGACCTAAGCAGTATATCAGAGTACAGGGAGGCCGCGGCAGAAGCAATATCCGAACTGGTGGTCATAAAACTTAATGGCGGCCTGGGAACCAGCATGGGCATGGAAAATGCCAAGTCTCTGATAAAAGTCAGGGACGGCAAGTCTTTCCTCGAGCTTATTCAGGATCAGATCAGGGTGCTACGGGAAAAATACAATACCGCCATACCACTGCTTTTCATGAACAGTTTTCGGACGCACATGGATACCATGCTTCATATCAAGGACCTTGAAAACCCCTATCACCTTCCCATGGCCTTTTTGCAACATAAATACCCCAAGATTCTCGTGGATGAAAATGCACCTGCCAAATGGCCGGACAATCCAGAGCTGGAATGGAATCCTCCAGGACATGGCGATATTTACACTGCCTTGATTACCTCAGGCATTCTGAAAAACCTTTTGGACAAAGGTTATAAGTACGCCTTTATTTCCAATTCCGACAACCTCGGTGCTACCATGAATGAACAGATACTGGGATACGTCAAGTCACAGGAATTCACCTTTCTCATGGAAGTAACCGCCAGGACAGTTTCTGACCGCAAAGGAGGCCACTTATGCCGTCTGCTGAAAAATAACCGCCTGGCTTTGAGGGAAATCGCACAATGCCCGGAAAATGAACTTGATGAATTTATGGACATAAACAAATATTCATTCTTTAACACCAATTCCATCTGGCTGAACCTCGAAGCCTTAGAAAAGGTTTTTCTGCGTCATAGAATGGTCCCTCTCGATCTTATCATCAATACCAAAACACTGGACCCGAGAAACTCTGATTCGCCAAGTGTTTATCAACTTGAAACAGCCATGGGCTCTGCCATTTCAGCATTTGATCATGCTGGAGCCCTTAATGTTCCAAGAGACCGTTTTGCTCCGGTAAAGACCACTGGAGATCTGCTAACAGTCATGTCCGACTGCTTCATTCTGTCTGAAATGAACACCATTATACCCAATCCCCAACGTAAAGGCCCCACACCAGATGTGCAACTGGATTCCAGTTACTACAAAAAAATTGACCAGTTTGAAAAAAGGTTTTCCCATGGCGCACCATCTCTGATTGAATGTGAATACCTCAAGGTCGAAGGTGACTTTTCTTTCGGTCGGAACGTAACCTTAAAAGGACATGTAACCCTGAAGAATACTACTGGCAAACAGGTCCAGATTGAAGACAACTCAACCCTGGAAGGAAATAAGACCTTTTAG
- a CDS encoding ATP-dependent 6-phosphofructokinase, with protein sequence MTQKFDTSIKTVGPAKIETHLPFCRIVEDNKQISMNINPEMLGEEQNGDLNLKFEEAGPRKNLYFDPSKTKCAIVTCGGLCPGINDVIRAIVMEAYHNYNVPSVLGIMYGLQGFIPKYGHPVLELTPDSVTQIHEFGGTILASSRGPQPPEDIVDAMERMNISILFMIGGDGTMRAAQIISREVAKRNNKMSIIGVPKTIDNDVNFVSRTFGFDTAVEKATEAIRCAHTEALGAPNGIGMVKLMGRESGFIAAQATIALKEVNFVLIPESPFELHGENGLLVHLEKRLKDRGHAVIVVAEGAGQELFERKGSDPSGNIILGDICSILRKEIDKYFKAKDIEITLKFIDPSYIIRSIPANSNDRVYCGFLGQHAVHAGMSGKTDMLVSMLQDRFIYLPLSLATQKRRTLNTNSNYWGSVMASTGQPMAMLSNPPENCK encoded by the coding sequence ATGACCCAGAAATTCGATACTTCCATAAAAACTGTAGGACCAGCAAAAATTGAAACCCACCTTCCCTTCTGCCGCATAGTGGAGGATAACAAACAAATCTCCATGAATATCAACCCGGAAATGCTGGGTGAAGAACAAAACGGCGACCTTAATCTTAAATTTGAAGAGGCTGGACCCAGAAAAAACCTTTATTTTGATCCCTCCAAAACCAAATGCGCTATAGTCACTTGCGGAGGTCTCTGCCCCGGCATAAATGACGTCATCAGAGCGATTGTCATGGAAGCCTACCACAATTACAATGTCCCTTCTGTTCTGGGTATAATGTATGGGCTTCAGGGCTTTATTCCCAAATATGGTCATCCCGTTCTGGAGTTAACTCCGGACAGCGTAACCCAGATACATGAGTTCGGAGGCACCATCCTGGCTTCTTCCAGAGGTCCACAGCCTCCCGAAGATATTGTGGATGCCATGGAAAGAATGAACATCAGCATATTATTTATGATTGGCGGCGATGGCACCATGAGGGCAGCTCAGATTATCTCAAGGGAAGTGGCCAAACGTAACAACAAAATGTCCATCATTGGAGTTCCTAAAACAATAGACAATGACGTCAACTTTGTATCAAGAACTTTTGGATTTGACACTGCAGTGGAAAAAGCCACCGAGGCCATTCGCTGTGCGCATACTGAAGCTCTGGGTGCTCCCAACGGAATAGGCATGGTTAAACTGATGGGCCGGGAATCCGGCTTTATCGCTGCTCAGGCAACCATTGCCCTCAAAGAGGTTAACTTTGTCCTCATACCTGAATCCCCTTTTGAGCTTCATGGAGAAAACGGTCTTCTGGTTCACCTGGAAAAGAGGCTCAAGGACAGAGGGCATGCGGTCATCGTTGTAGCTGAAGGAGCAGGACAGGAACTTTTTGAGCGTAAAGGATCAGATCCTTCCGGCAATATCATTCTCGGTGACATCTGCTCGATTTTAAGAAAGGAAATTGATAAATATTTTAAAGCCAAAGATATTGAAATTACCTTAAAGTTCATTGATCCGAGCTATATCATCAGATCCATACCGGCTAATTCCAATGATCGGGTTTATTGTGGATTTCTTGGTCAGCACGCTGTGCACGCCGGCATGTCCGGTAAAACCGACATGCTGGTCAGCATGCTGCAGGACAGGTTCATTTATCTGCCCCTGTCCCTGGCAACCCAGAAAAGAAGAACCTTGAACACCAATTCAAACTACTGGGGATCAGTTATGGCCAGCACAGGACAACCCATGGCCATGCTCAGCAATCCTCCTGAAAATTGTAAATAA
- a CDS encoding Hsp20/alpha crystallin family protein, which translates to MSDKHNPWAEIKTMREEMDKIMNESFNRKNQQGLGQDKLSLWQPAADMYENTTQIVIELELPGVTRENINLEVQGEQLVVYGEKRMEKDASSTGYQFLERSYGPFSRVFVLPEYADTSNVKAIFSQGILSVTIAKTGKRNRTLRIDIE; encoded by the coding sequence ATGAGTGATAAACATAATCCATGGGCTGAAATAAAGACAATGCGTGAGGAAATGGATAAAATCATGAATGAGTCTTTCAACCGGAAAAATCAACAAGGTCTGGGGCAGGACAAATTGTCATTATGGCAGCCTGCGGCTGACATGTATGAAAATACAACTCAGATAGTCATTGAACTTGAATTGCCCGGGGTGACTCGTGAAAACATTAATCTGGAGGTTCAGGGTGAACAACTGGTTGTTTACGGAGAGAAAAGGATGGAGAAAGATGCCTCTTCAACCGGGTATCAGTTTCTGGAAAGATCTTACGGCCCTTTCAGCCGGGTTTTTGTTCTGCCGGAATATGCTGATACATCTAATGTTAAGGCCATATTTTCCCAGGGGATTCTAAGTGTTACCATTGCCAAAACCGGAAAGCGCAACAGAACATTACGCATAGATATTGAATGA
- a CDS encoding RsbRD N-terminal domain-containing protein yields the protein MKIEDLIKENKTQIINLWLKKFIDTYPKESASFFLGGTAQFANPVGHTFRINLENIFDEFLSDADEDRMKKYVDAVVRIRAVQGFTPSEALCFVPMFKESIWETCGKQFSQKSQLEEWIDFLGRLEYLNNMAFDIYMSCRELLWKHKAEFMNSRTHKLLERANLLEKAVE from the coding sequence ATGAAGATAGAAGATTTAATTAAAGAAAATAAAACTCAAATCATCAATTTGTGGCTTAAAAAATTCATTGATACTTATCCCAAGGAATCCGCCAGTTTTTTTCTTGGTGGAACAGCACAGTTTGCCAATCCTGTAGGACATACTTTTCGAATAAACCTGGAAAATATTTTTGACGAATTTCTGTCTGATGCTGATGAGGACAGGATGAAGAAATATGTAGATGCTGTGGTTCGCATCAGGGCTGTGCAAGGTTTCACTCCCTCAGAGGCCCTTTGCTTTGTTCCTATGTTCAAGGAATCAATCTGGGAAACCTGCGGCAAACAGTTCAGTCAAAAAAGTCAGCTTGAAGAATGGATAGATTTTCTCGGACGTCTGGAATATCTGAACAATATGGCATTTGATATATATATGTCATGCAGGGAGCTTCTCTGGAAGCACAAGGCGGAGTTTATGAACTCCAGGACTCATAAGCTCTTGGAGCGAGCAAATCTTCTTGAAAAAGCCGTTGAATAA
- the dsrM gene encoding sulfate reduction electron transfer complex DsrMKJOP subunit DsrM has translation MKAIYSMFLVFALILLAMIGAGAMGMEYLFGVIIPYLAVVVFIVGFAAKVVGWGKAAVPFNITTTCGQGKSLPWIKENKIENPSSTGGVIARMFFEIFLFRSLFRNSKVELHDGQRVAYSSSKWLWLFAILFHYTFLVIFLRHMRFFTEPVPFPFEMLDKMDSMLQIGAPALYLSSVVAIAALSYLLLRRLFVPSVRYISQPADYFPLFLILSVLVSGIMMRYFVKTDIMAVKELTMGLVTFRPVVPEGVGSIFYVHLFLVSVLLFYFPMSKLMHMGGVFLSPTRNMPANTREVRHVNPWNYPVKVHTYEAYEDEFREKMVEADLPVVKPLEETVENAENKE, from the coding sequence ATGAAAGCGATTTATTCAATGTTTCTGGTCTTCGCCCTGATCCTACTGGCCATGATAGGCGCTGGAGCTATGGGTATGGAATACCTTTTTGGGGTGATAATTCCATATCTGGCCGTTGTGGTTTTTATTGTAGGGTTTGCGGCAAAGGTGGTGGGCTGGGGAAAGGCGGCAGTGCCATTCAACATAACCACTACCTGTGGGCAGGGCAAGTCATTGCCCTGGATTAAAGAGAACAAAATTGAAAATCCATCCAGTACAGGCGGCGTTATTGCCCGGATGTTTTTTGAGATTTTTCTTTTTCGTTCTCTTTTTCGCAACTCCAAGGTCGAGCTTCATGACGGCCAAAGAGTAGCATACTCCTCGAGCAAGTGGCTCTGGCTGTTTGCGATTCTTTTTCATTACACATTTTTGGTGATCTTTCTCAGGCACATGAGGTTTTTCACTGAGCCGGTACCATTTCCCTTTGAAATGCTGGATAAAATGGACAGCATGCTTCAGATAGGAGCGCCAGCACTATATCTTTCCAGTGTTGTTGCAATCGCAGCACTGAGTTATCTCCTGCTGAGAAGGCTTTTTGTACCTTCTGTGCGCTATATTTCGCAACCGGCTGATTATTTTCCCCTTTTTCTGATTCTTTCAGTACTGGTGTCCGGCATTATGATGCGTTATTTTGTCAAGACGGATATCATGGCAGTCAAAGAGCTCACAATGGGGCTGGTTACATTCAGGCCAGTGGTGCCTGAAGGTGTGGGAAGCATATTCTATGTCCATCTGTTTCTGGTATCAGTGCTCCTTTTCTACTTCCCCATGAGCAAACTGATGCATATGGGCGGAGTATTTCTCAGCCCTACCAGGAATATGCCTGCCAACACAAGAGAAGTGAGGCATGTCAACCCATGGAACTATCCGGTCAAGGTTCACACTTATGAAGCTTACGAAGATGAGTTCAGAGAAAAGATGGTGGAGGCTGATCTGCCTGTGGTGAAGCCCTTGGAAGAGACTGTGGAAAACGCTGAAAATAAGGAGTAA